In the Thermodesulfobacteriota bacterium genome, one interval contains:
- a CDS encoding MBL fold metallo-hydrolase yields MLPAPNITYIGHATVLIEMNGMRILTDPVLRHRLGLLRHSRTVIAPADYDNIDAVLISHVHLDHLDIPSLRLIEKDTPMIVPQGTWKLLHRRRFRNIIEMRIGDSINIGSIRVTSTYAHHGGKRYPFGTQADSMGFIIDGSHSIYFAGDTDLFPEMADLWDDLDLALLPIWGWGPTLSKGHLNPYSAAEALRLLSPRFAIPIHWGTLHPLGMGWMRPRFLYDPPNDFVRHAATIAPDVKIHVVKPGSIVDISGDYRLDGPT; encoded by the coding sequence ATGTTACCAGCACCAAATATCACATATATTGGGCATGCCACAGTTTTAATAGAAATGAACGGCATGCGTATCTTGACTGACCCTGTTCTTCGCCACAGACTAGGATTACTTAGGCATAGCAGAACAGTCATAGCTCCAGCTGATTATGATAATATCGATGCCGTGTTAATATCTCACGTTCACCTAGACCACCTGGATATACCCTCCCTCAGGTTAATTGAAAAGGATACGCCGATGATAGTTCCTCAAGGAACCTGGAAATTACTCCATAGGCGACGTTTTAGAAACATAATCGAAATGCGTATCGGCGATTCCATAAATATTGGTTCAATCCGCGTTACATCTACATACGCACATCATGGAGGAAAACGATATCCGTTTGGTACGCAGGCTGATAGTATGGGTTTTATAATTGATGGTTCCCACAGTATTTACTTCGCGGGTGATACTGATTTATTCCCCGAAATGGCTGATCTTTGGGATGATCTAGACCTCGCTCTCCTCCCTATTTGGGGCTGGGGACCAACGTTGAGCAAAGGCCATTTGAACCCATACAGCGCTGCAGAAGCGCTGAGACTCTTATCTCCTCGTTTTGCAATACCCATTCATTGGGGCACACTTCACCCATTGGGTATGGGCTGGATGAGGCCAAGATTCCTCTACGATCCACCCAACGACTTCGTCCGTCATGCTGCAACTATTGCTCCTGACGTGAAGATTCATGTGGTCAAGCCTGGTAGCATTGTAGACATATCTGGAGATTATCGACTCGATGGGCCTACGTAG